TCGCAGTGAGGAATCACGGCGGGTTGGGGAAACCACGAGGCGATCTGAATGTTGCCGGGCGGTTCTTCGTACTGGTCGAGATAGTCGCCCACGTTGACGAGAACCCGATAGGGCGATTTGCCCAGCACGACGATCATGCGCTTGATGAGTTCGACATCGGCGACGCCGAGGCTCCCGAAGCTGAAATAGATCAGGGGCCCATCGTTGTTCTCGCTGAAGGTCGGAACCTCGTAGCCCTCTGGTTCCTCTCGCACACAGCCGTCCAGATAGATGAATTTTTCGGGATCTAGCGCGTGGCGTCGCTCGTACCGCAGCGGCTTGGGGTAGAGGAGCAGGTTCAGATATGGCGAGGGGAGCACGAACTCGGGAAACGGCAGGCGTTCGTGGTCGCACGATTCAATGAAATCCATGAAATCGTCATGGATCGGCTTCATTACTTCTTCGAAGCGCGCGCGATAGCGCTCGAAGCCCGCGTGATCGTCTGCACTGCAGCCCGACAGGTGGGGAGGAATGTTCGGGTCCGTGATTTCGTTCTCACTGCACGAGATCATGCGCACCCACGGAACACCTACAGTCTCGGTGTGGGGATATAGAGCGACGTTGTCGTTGATGATCAGATCGGGGCCGATGTTGCGAAACGCTTCTCCGAGATCATTTTTTACCGACCACCTCGAGGTGTCGATGATCGCCTCCCAGCATCCCTTTACGTAAGTACTAATCTGATCGTAGGGAGAGGTCCGAAAGCTGGGGAGATACTTGAGCATGAAGTCGCCCCAGTACTTCGCGGATTCTTCGGGCGTCATCGGTTCCATGCAGGAGATGTGTTGCTCGGAGAAGCCATAGCGCTCGGCGGTTCCGGCCAGGCCCGGGTCGAGGATGAAACTGCACTCGTGCCCCAGGTCGCGAAGCCCCTGAGCAATTCCGATGAGATTCATCACCGGCCCGATGGCGCCGGGCTCGGGAAACACCGCGATCTTCTTGCCCTTGCTCATGCGTCGACTCCGGTTCTTATCTGAGGAAAGGAAGTTTAACGAGGGTTCTCGCAGTCGCCGACACCTGTCAGCAGGTAAAAATTGGCGTTTGCGAGCCCTGGCGGCGGTATTAAAGAAATTTTCAATTTTGCGAAGCGCCGATTGGCAGCAATATGTCAAACTCGGCCGTGCGGGGAAAAGCAACCCCGGTCATAGGGGGGTGCATCCATGACGGTTGTCGTCGTCAGTTTCATTGTTTGTCTCTTATTCTTTCTCGGCGTGGGCATCGCGTCGGCGAGTCGTCGAAAGAACACGAGCGAAGACTATCTCCTCGCGAGCCGCAGCATCGGCCCCTGGGTGGTGGCGCTCTCCGCAGTCGCCACGAACAACAGCGGGTTCATGTTCGTCGGTCTGATCGGCGCAACCTATACCGAGGGTCTCTCGTCACTCGCGTTGATGGGGGGCTGGGTGACGGGCGATTACGTCGCCTGGCTGGTGGGCATTCCCAAGGCCCTGCGGAAGCGTTCC
The sequence above is a segment of the Myxococcales bacterium genome. Coding sequences within it:
- a CDS encoding glycosyltransferase, with translation MSKGKKIAVFPEPGAIGPVMNLIGIAQGLRDLGHECSFILDPGLAGTAERYGFSEQHISCMEPMTPEESAKYWGDFMLKYLPSFRTSPYDQISTYVKGCWEAIIDTSRWSVKNDLGEAFRNIGPDLIINDNVALYPHTETVGVPWVRMISCSENEITDPNIPPHLSGCSADDHAGFERYRARFEEVMKPIHDDFMDFIESCDHERLPFPEFVLPSPYLNLLLYPKPLRYERRHALDPEKFIYLDGCVREEPEGYEVPTFSENNDGPLIYFSFGSLGVADVELIKRMIVVLGKSPYRVLVNVGDYLDQYEEPPGNIQIASWFPQPAVIPHCDVVIQHGGNNSLNETLYFGKAPLVMPFVWDGHDNAARVNDTGHGIGMPRYDWTDDELLDNIERLRTDPAIQARIAETSRYMQKQDGRMTAANSIDRLL